In Candidatus Nitronauta litoralis, one DNA window encodes the following:
- a CDS encoding peptidylprolyl isomerase produces the protein MIADGKVVTLHYTLKDEGGEVIDQSSKEHPFAYIHGAGQIVPGLEKELVGAGTGDKKEVKVTPDEGYGEVNPELEFKVERSNFPADKELEEGMQFSAEMKDGRQVPFIITKLDGDDVHINGNHPLAGKTLHFSVEVGNIRDATDEEKSHGHVHGEGGVQH, from the coding sequence ATGATTGCAGACGGTAAGGTGGTCACCCTTCATTACACCCTCAAAGATGAGGGGGGCGAAGTGATCGACCAAAGCTCAAAAGAACACCCATTTGCCTATATCCACGGTGCAGGACAAATTGTACCCGGTCTTGAAAAAGAGCTGGTTGGTGCAGGGACGGGTGATAAAAAAGAGGTCAAAGTGACCCCCGATGAGGGCTACGGTGAGGTCAATCCTGAACTTGAATTCAAGGTCGAGCGCTCAAATTTTCCGGCAGATAAGGAATTGGAAGAGGGGATGCAGTTCTCAGCCGAGATGAAAGATGGTCGCCAGGTTCCTTTTATTATCACCAAGCTGGATGGGGACGATGTGCATATTAACGGCAACCATCCGCTGGCTGGCAAGACTCTCCATTTCTCAGTTGAAGTGGGTAATATTCGCGACGCGACTGATGAGGAGAAAAGCCACGGCCATGTCCACGGTGAGGGCGGTGTTCAGCACTAG